From one Deinococcus aetherius genomic stretch:
- a CDS encoding LacI family DNA-binding transcriptional regulator: MTRATLRDVAAHAGVSHQTVSNVLNEHPSIRPATRERVLAAIRDLDYHPNAAAKALRESRVTTLCCAFYGHAADEISDPYRNLVQSAFIAEANARGYNITTAFLRGDDPEGFEALHAAFKQRSLGGVVVMSTTLPTGWMRRLALWDIPTVLFDRADPEGFLPSVTADYVGGMAGLVAHHVSRGRRDLALVVPGDDLGSSAILRREGFLAAARAHEVRHRLLGGHWSAEAGELAFRHLWEGGDRPDAVLCGNDRMGAGALLAARTLGVRVPDEVAVSGFDDFEFARYTGPSLTTVHVPYAEMARLAVRRLLGRMEGRVPGHGPPEVQLPVTLVPRESA, encoded by the coding sequence ATGACCCGAGCCACGCTCCGGGATGTCGCCGCGCACGCGGGCGTCTCGCATCAGACCGTGTCCAACGTGCTCAACGAGCACCCGTCCATTCGCCCGGCGACCCGGGAGCGTGTGCTCGCCGCCATCCGTGATCTCGATTACCACCCCAACGCGGCCGCCAAGGCGCTGCGCGAGTCGCGCGTGACGACGCTGTGCTGCGCGTTCTACGGGCACGCGGCGGACGAGATTAGTGACCCCTACCGCAACCTGGTGCAGTCGGCCTTTATCGCGGAGGCGAACGCGCGGGGGTACAACATCACCACGGCGTTCCTGCGAGGGGATGACCCGGAGGGCTTCGAGGCGCTGCACGCGGCGTTCAAGCAGCGCAGCCTCGGGGGCGTCGTGGTGATGAGCACCACCCTGCCCACCGGGTGGATGCGAAGGCTGGCCCTGTGGGACATTCCCACGGTGCTGTTCGACCGCGCCGACCCGGAGGGGTTCTTGCCCTCGGTGACCGCCGACTACGTGGGAGGGATGGCGGGGCTCGTCGCCCACCACGTCTCACGCGGGCGGCGCGACCTGGCCCTGGTGGTGCCGGGCGACGACCTGGGCAGCAGCGCCATCCTGCGCCGCGAGGGCTTTCTCGCCGCCGCGCGGGCCCACGAGGTGCGCCATCGCCTCCTGGGGGGGCACTGGTCCGCCGAGGCGGGCGAACTCGCCTTCCGCCACCTGTGGGAGGGGGGAGACCGGCCGGACGCCGTGCTGTGCGGCAACGACCGCATGGGGGCGGGGGCGCTCCTCGCGGCCCGGACGCTGGGGGTGCGGGTGCCGGACGAGGTGGCGGTGAGCGGCTTCGACGACTTCGAGTTCGCGCGCTACACCGGGCCCAGCCTGACCACCGTTCACGTCCCCTACGCCGAGATGGCCCGCCTGGCCGTGCGGCGGCTCCTGGGCCGTATGGAGGGCCGCGTGCCCGGTCACGGGCCGCCCGAGGTCCAGCTTCCCGTCACCCTCGTCCCGCGCGAGTCCGCGTAA
- a CDS encoding tetratricopeptide repeat protein, translated as MISPFDNAAGLGGADTRAQVDALVEAATALLKIDDLRALELAREAGRRADGPYPHGLAQARVVQARALIEQGESSQAVALLEDAARVFETLRDDRRQREALEALGRAYLHLGETTVAEKHLYAALSLCADRGPEMAQLLNLIAGVHHRGGNYLGSLESLSQALGIYEVLGDPQQMASALGNMGILNTSLGNYPEALSYLTRAFRILNEGRQDERMRAFVLQNLGHLYLDMGEPLNSIPYFEEALGLAGKLQDRLTVAAATLNIAAAISRSENYEEAEPVFRDALRISREIQYRHGEVSALDGLGGVLARRGQWRDAAAAHAEAVTIAREIEDFEGELDALHHLGQVQAELGDLTGALASLERTLELAGQADHKKTVYEVHRALARVYKRAGDFERALHHHERYHGAERALFNEERDKKTSELTAQFDVERARHDAEMQRLQREVAETAREQAEALVRERTHELEQAQVEIVTRLAVAAEYRDDLTGEHTQRVGHVSALIAQELGLPHEDVALLRIAARLHDVGKIGIPDAILLKPGKFTPEEFERMKAHTLIGARILSGGHSRLLRMAEEIAESHHERWDGTGYPYGRAGASIPITGRIVSVADVFDALTSERPYKRAWPYEEALAELRRNAGIQFDPEVVEAGVRVFTQTNFLGRKRGDTGEPTLKPH; from the coding sequence GTGATCAGCCCTTTCGACAACGCGGCGGGTTTGGGAGGGGCCGACACCCGGGCACAGGTGGACGCGCTGGTCGAGGCGGCGACCGCACTGCTCAAGATCGACGACCTCCGCGCCCTGGAACTTGCCCGGGAGGCGGGCCGAAGGGCGGACGGTCCCTACCCGCACGGCCTGGCGCAGGCCCGGGTGGTTCAGGCCCGCGCCCTGATCGAGCAGGGGGAGAGCAGTCAGGCCGTCGCCCTGCTGGAAGACGCGGCCAGAGTTTTTGAGACCCTGCGGGACGACCGGCGCCAGAGGGAAGCGTTGGAGGCGCTGGGCAGGGCCTACCTCCATCTCGGCGAGACGACCGTTGCCGAGAAACACCTGTACGCCGCCCTCTCCCTGTGTGCCGACCGAGGGCCGGAGATGGCCCAGCTTCTCAATCTGATCGCCGGGGTTCATCACCGGGGCGGCAACTACCTGGGGTCGCTGGAATCCCTCAGCCAGGCCCTGGGCATCTACGAGGTGCTGGGCGATCCTCAACAGATGGCGAGCGCCCTGGGGAACATGGGGATTCTCAACACCAGTCTGGGCAACTACCCGGAGGCCCTCTCCTATCTCACCCGGGCGTTCAGGATTCTCAACGAGGGGCGACAGGACGAGAGGATGCGGGCGTTCGTCCTCCAGAATCTGGGGCATCTCTACCTCGATATGGGAGAGCCCCTGAACTCCATCCCGTACTTCGAGGAGGCGCTCGGGCTGGCGGGCAAGTTGCAAGACCGGCTCACCGTGGCGGCCGCGACCCTGAACATCGCCGCCGCGATCAGCCGCTCCGAGAATTACGAGGAGGCGGAGCCCGTGTTCCGGGATGCCCTCCGAATTTCCCGGGAGATCCAGTACCGACACGGGGAGGTTTCCGCCCTCGACGGGTTAGGCGGTGTGCTCGCGCGGCGGGGTCAGTGGCGGGACGCGGCCGCCGCCCACGCGGAGGCGGTGACCATCGCCCGGGAGATCGAGGACTTCGAGGGCGAACTGGACGCCCTGCACCACCTCGGGCAGGTGCAGGCCGAGCTGGGGGACCTCACCGGGGCGCTCGCCTCGCTGGAACGCACCCTGGAACTCGCGGGGCAGGCCGACCACAAGAAGACGGTCTACGAGGTGCACCGCGCGCTCGCCCGGGTCTACAAGCGGGCGGGCGACTTCGAGCGGGCGCTGCACCACCACGAGCGCTACCACGGGGCGGAGCGGGCGCTGTTCAACGAGGAGCGCGACAAGAAGACGAGCGAGCTGACGGCGCAGTTCGACGTGGAGCGCGCCCGGCACGACGCCGAGATGCAAAGGCTCCAGCGCGAGGTGGCCGAGACGGCGCGTGAGCAGGCCGAGGCCCTGGTCCGCGAGCGCACCCACGAGCTGGAGCAGGCGCAGGTGGAGATCGTCACCCGCCTGGCCGTGGCGGCCGAGTACCGCGACGACCTGACCGGCGAACACACGCAGCGCGTCGGGCATGTCAGCGCCCTGATCGCGCAGGAACTGGGCCTGCCGCACGAGGACGTGGCCCTGCTGCGCATCGCCGCCCGATTGCACGACGTGGGCAAGATCGGAATTCCCGACGCGATCCTCCTCAAGCCCGGCAAGTTCACCCCCGAGGAGTTCGAGCGGATGAAGGCGCACACCTTGATCGGCGCCCGCATCCTCTCGGGCGGGCACTCCCGCCTCCTGCGCATGGCCGAGGAGATCGCCGAGTCGCACCACGAGCGCTGGGACGGCACCGGCTACCCGTACGGGCGGGCCGGGGCCAGCATCCCGATCACGGGCCGGATCGTCTCGGTGGCCGACGTGTTCGACGCCCTGACGAGCGAGCGGCCCTACAAGCGGGCGTGGCCGTACGAGGAAGCCCTCGCCGAGCTGCGCCGCAACGCGGGCATCCAGTTCGACCCGGAGGTCGTCGAGGCGGGGGTGCGGGTCTTCACGCAGACCAACTTCCTCGGCCGGAAGCGTGGGGACACCGGGGAACCCACCTTGAAGCCGCACTGA
- a CDS encoding extracellular solute-binding protein gives MKKHVLIVSALLLASGALAQQKKTITVGVFPDLDSVVKAALPGFYKTHPNIEVKINSLAYADHHNALTTALATGNGANDVEAIDFGYVAKFAEGGGLVDLSKAPYNAAQYRNRFVAYTFPQAMTQDGRMVAMPTDIGPGSMFYRTDFLKKAGVQPTELNRSWDSYIAAGRKIVAANPGTFLIPDASEVATIIIRTGLKSGEGLYFDQAGKVLVGPDNPRFVRAFTVAKQIRDAKLDARAGAAFSSDWTTAFQKGNLASEVSGAWLVGHMQNWLAKDFAGKWAAQQLPGNSYTSYGGSFYGIPSQSKNKAEAWELIKYLTTDPSQQILAFKTTGAFPALRAAQTAPLFNEGVPYLAGQKARVLWRQAANQIKPIDVNRLDPVAEQIVSDSLSAVLDGSKTVEQALGEAQRLIQRRAR, from the coding sequence ATGAAGAAGCACGTCTTGATCGTCAGCGCCCTCCTCCTCGCCTCCGGCGCCCTCGCCCAGCAAAAAAAGACCATCACGGTCGGCGTGTTTCCCGACCTCGACAGCGTGGTGAAGGCGGCCCTGCCGGGCTTCTACAAGACGCACCCGAACATCGAGGTCAAGATCAACTCGCTGGCGTACGCCGACCACCACAACGCCCTCACGACAGCGCTGGCGACGGGTAACGGGGCCAACGACGTGGAGGCCATCGACTTCGGGTACGTCGCCAAGTTCGCCGAGGGGGGCGGGCTGGTCGACCTCTCCAAGGCGCCCTACAACGCGGCCCAGTACCGCAACCGCTTCGTGGCGTACACCTTCCCGCAGGCGATGACCCAGGACGGGCGCATGGTCGCCATGCCCACCGACATCGGCCCGGGCTCGATGTTCTACCGCACCGACTTCCTGAAGAAGGCGGGGGTGCAGCCCACCGAGCTCAACCGGAGCTGGGACTCCTACATCGCGGCGGGCCGGAAGATCGTCGCGGCCAACCCCGGCACCTTCCTGATCCCCGACGCCTCGGAGGTCGCCACCATCATCATCCGCACCGGCCTCAAATCAGGCGAGGGCCTGTACTTCGACCAGGCGGGCAAGGTGCTGGTGGGGCCGGACAACCCCCGCTTCGTGCGCGCCTTCACGGTCGCCAAGCAGATTCGGGACGCGAAGCTGGATGCCCGCGCCGGGGCCGCCTTCAGCAGCGACTGGACGACCGCCTTCCAGAAGGGCAATCTGGCCTCGGAGGTGAGCGGCGCGTGGCTGGTGGGCCACATGCAGAACTGGCTCGCCAAGGACTTCGCGGGCAAGTGGGCCGCCCAGCAGCTTCCCGGCAACTCCTACACCTCGTACGGCGGCTCCTTCTACGGCATCCCCTCGCAGAGCAAGAACAAGGCCGAGGCCTGGGAGCTGATCAAGTACCTCACGACCGACCCCAGCCAGCAGATTCTGGCGTTCAAGACGACGGGCGCCTTCCCCGCCCTGCGCGCGGCCCAGACGGCGCCCCTCTTCAACGAGGGCGTGCCCTACCTCGCGGGCCAGAAGGCGCGGGTCCTGTGGCGGCAGGCGGCGAACCAGATCAAGCCCATCGACGTGAACCGCCTCGACCCCGTGGCCGAGCAGATCGTCAGCGACTCGCTGAGCGCGGTGCTCGACGGGTCCAAGACGGTCGAGCAGGCCCTGGGCGAGGCGCAGCGCCTGATCCAGCGCCGCGCCCGCTGA
- a CDS encoding LacI family DNA-binding transcriptional regulator, whose protein sequence is MESSVTLAQVARAAGVSASTVSRILNGTANVSVEKREAVERTLAQLNYQPNVLARGLAGGRTMNVGVLTQDISSPFYGEALRGVEQGLAGSGYVPVFMSGHWHEKEETEAIDLLLARRVDAMLILGGVTPDAGLREVAGRVPLVAIGRSLPDLGRQCLRVDNRHGAFLATRHLIELGHRSIAHIAGIPSHRDAQDRLEGYREALADAGIGFDPDLVLAGDFLEHSGFLATTRLVEGRGFFTAIFAANDQMAYGARLALHRKGLRVPEDISLVGFDDLAGSAYTCPPLTTVRQPVHEMGRAAARCVLRMLAGQPPALPPLQVQLVLRESTARRRAG, encoded by the coding sequence ATGGAATCTTCTGTCACGCTCGCGCAAGTGGCGCGTGCGGCCGGGGTGTCGGCCAGCACGGTCTCACGGATCCTGAACGGCACGGCCAACGTCAGTGTCGAGAAACGGGAGGCCGTGGAGCGCACCCTCGCGCAGCTCAACTACCAACCCAACGTGCTTGCCCGGGGGCTCGCCGGGGGCCGCACCATGAACGTCGGCGTGCTGACGCAGGACATCTCCAGCCCCTTCTACGGGGAGGCGCTGCGCGGCGTCGAGCAGGGGCTGGCGGGCAGCGGGTACGTGCCGGTGTTCATGAGCGGCCACTGGCACGAGAAGGAGGAAACCGAAGCCATCGATCTGCTTCTGGCCCGCCGGGTGGACGCGATGCTGATTCTCGGCGGCGTGACCCCGGACGCGGGGCTGCGCGAGGTGGCCGGACGGGTGCCGCTGGTCGCCATCGGCCGGTCCCTTCCAGACCTTGGCCGCCAGTGCCTGCGGGTGGACAACCGCCACGGGGCCTTCCTGGCGACCCGGCACCTCATCGAGCTGGGGCACCGCTCCATCGCGCACATCGCGGGTATTCCCAGCCACCGGGACGCACAGGACCGGCTGGAGGGGTACCGGGAGGCCCTGGCGGACGCGGGCATCGGCTTCGACCCGGACCTCGTGCTGGCGGGGGACTTCCTGGAACACTCCGGCTTTCTCGCCACGACCCGCCTGGTCGAGGGACGCGGGTTCTTCACCGCCATTTTCGCCGCCAACGACCAGATGGCGTACGGCGCCCGGCTCGCCCTGCACCGCAAGGGCCTGCGGGTGCCCGAGGACATCTCGCTGGTGGGCTTCGACGACCTGGCAGGCTCGGCGTACACCTGCCCGCCCCTCACGACCGTTCGCCAACCCGTCCACGAGATGGGACGCGCCGCCGCCCGGTGCGTCCTGCGGATGCTCGCCGGACAGCCACCCGCGCTGCCACCGCTCCAGGTTCAACTCGTCTTGCGTGAATCCACCGCGCGGCGCCGCGCGGGTTGA
- a CDS encoding carbohydrate ABC transporter permease has protein sequence MTTVPTTQTAHHRPRKPFPLGRLLAYLALTLVILISLFPIWIVLKTALTGSRSLFTEAASLWPSEPTLINFKRVLGLVSLEEAQAAGGSGSAVNFLAAMKNSVIFTGLIVLGQTFFSAMAAYAFARLKFPGRDAIFTLFLVAMMIPGIVLFIPNFITIKNLGWLNTIPGMVAPFILMTPFAVFFLRQFFLSLPRETEEAAFLDGAGPFTIFWRITLPMSQGPLATLAILTAIGMWNEFFWPFLIAKDEASFTLPVALQVFKSQTPQGVPDWTGLMAGTFVAAIPVFLLLVFLGRRVVESLAFSGTK, from the coding sequence GTGACCACCGTACCGACGACCCAGACGGCCCACCACCGCCCCCGCAAACCCTTTCCCCTCGGCAGGCTCCTCGCCTACCTGGCCCTCACGCTCGTCATCCTGATCTCGCTGTTCCCCATCTGGATCGTGCTCAAGACGGCGCTGACGGGCAGCCGGTCCCTCTTCACCGAGGCCGCCTCGCTGTGGCCGAGCGAGCCCACGCTGATCAACTTCAAGCGGGTCCTGGGCCTGGTGAGCCTGGAGGAGGCGCAGGCGGCGGGCGGCTCGGGCAGCGCGGTGAACTTCCTCGCGGCAATGAAAAACAGCGTAATCTTCACCGGCCTGATCGTGCTCGGGCAGACCTTCTTCTCGGCGATGGCAGCCTACGCCTTCGCGCGGCTGAAGTTCCCGGGGCGGGACGCGATCTTCACCCTGTTCCTGGTCGCCATGATGATTCCCGGGATCGTGCTGTTCATCCCCAACTTCATCACGATCAAGAACCTGGGGTGGCTGAACACGATTCCCGGCATGGTGGCCCCCTTCATCCTGATGACGCCCTTCGCGGTCTTCTTCCTGCGGCAATTCTTCCTGTCGCTGCCCAGGGAGACCGAGGAGGCGGCCTTTCTCGACGGGGCGGGGCCCTTCACGATCTTCTGGCGCATCACCCTGCCCATGAGCCAGGGCCCCCTCGCCACGCTCGCCATCCTGACCGCCATCGGCATGTGGAACGAATTCTTCTGGCCCTTCCTGATCGCGAAGGACGAGGCGTCCTTTACCCTGCCTGTGGCCCTCCAGGTTTTCAAGTCGCAGACCCCCCAGGGCGTCCCCGACTGGACCGGCCTGATGGCGGGCACCTTCGTCGCCGCGATCCCCGTCTTCCTGCTGCTCGTCTTCCTGGGCCGCCGGGTGGTCGAGTCGCTCGCCTTCAGCGGCACCAAGTAG
- a CDS encoding carbohydrate ABC transporter permease — protein MRAGTSAATPRLSLGARWNNFQRRYAPYIFISPFFILFAVFGLFPIVFSLYLSFHEWQPAAGLGSMEFVGWRNFTDNLTDPTFWQSLRNTAVIALESGIPQHLIAIPLAFAIHMGLRRVQGLVTALYFLPYITSVVAISVIFVTIFSWQYGVLNVLLTGLRNLPLIGGLFPAEKINWLGNREFLQPAVASVVVWRYVGWNVVLYLSGLQAIPRDLYEAASVDGATTWQQFRHITLPLLRPIMFVAVTLTLIGNLQLFEEPYIIAGDSGGIGNMALTTVMYMYRTYNFYSDAGLAAAMSWLLFILIGGLTFVNNRVFGRGRLSGSD, from the coding sequence GTGAGAGCCGGGACTTCCGCCGCCACGCCGCGTCTTTCCCTGGGAGCGCGCTGGAACAACTTCCAGCGGCGTTACGCGCCCTACATCTTCATCAGCCCGTTTTTCATCCTGTTCGCCGTCTTCGGGCTGTTTCCCATCGTGTTTTCACTGTACCTCTCGTTCCACGAGTGGCAGCCCGCCGCCGGGCTGGGGAGCATGGAGTTCGTCGGCTGGCGCAACTTCACCGACAACCTCACCGACCCGACCTTCTGGCAGTCGCTGAGGAACACGGCGGTCATCGCCCTGGAGTCGGGCATCCCGCAGCACCTGATCGCCATCCCGCTCGCCTTCGCCATCCACATGGGCCTGCGGCGGGTGCAGGGTCTGGTTACGGCGCTGTACTTCCTGCCGTACATCACGTCCGTCGTGGCGATCTCGGTGATCTTCGTGACCATCTTCAGTTGGCAGTACGGGGTGCTGAACGTGCTGCTGACGGGCCTGCGTAACCTGCCGCTGATCGGCGGCCTGTTCCCGGCGGAGAAGATCAACTGGCTGGGCAACCGCGAGTTCCTGCAACCCGCCGTGGCGAGCGTGGTGGTGTGGCGTTACGTCGGGTGGAACGTCGTGCTGTACCTCTCGGGGCTCCAGGCGATCCCCCGGGACCTGTACGAGGCGGCGAGCGTGGACGGGGCGACGACCTGGCAGCAGTTTCGCCACATCACCCTGCCGCTGCTGCGCCCGATCATGTTCGTGGCGGTCACGCTGACCCTGATCGGCAACCTGCAACTGTTCGAGGAGCCGTACATCATCGCGGGCGACTCGGGCGGCATCGGGAACATGGCCCTCACGACCGTCATGTACATGTACCGCACCTACAACTTCTACTCGGACGCGGGCCTCGCCGCCGCGATGTCGTGGCTGCTCTTCATCCTGATCGGGGGACTGACCTTCGTGAACAACCGTGTCTTTGGCCGGGGTCGCCTCTCGGGGAGCGACTGA
- a CDS encoding carbohydrate ABC transporter permease, translating into MTVPVQRETLVVPARAPARRRSLSWMVGYLFILPAIIGFVVFYLYPALRGLQISFTDWNLLSEPKNVGIANYQEVVRDPRFWSALGITVKYVLWNIPLQTILSLLLAVAMDRLVKSMFVKGLLIVPYLLSNVLVAMIFLWMLDPLLGIVNQWLDLTPIGKQPFFNSAEQAIPTIALVNVWKHMGFNALLFYAGLQAIPRTVYEAAAIDGSSEANTFWRITLPLLRPVTVFVLVTSVIGSFQIFDTVAVATAGGPADATKVLVYYIYQNAFGFFRMGYATAMSMVLFAILILFTLVQMRLLRAGESDLD; encoded by the coding sequence ATGACTGTTCCCGTCCAGAGAGAGACCCTCGTCGTTCCCGCACGGGCGCCCGCGCGGCGCCGCTCCCTGAGCTGGATGGTGGGCTACCTCTTCATCCTCCCCGCGATCATCGGCTTCGTGGTGTTCTACCTGTACCCGGCGCTGCGCGGCCTCCAGATCAGCTTCACCGACTGGAACCTCCTGAGCGAGCCGAAGAACGTGGGGATCGCCAACTACCAGGAGGTCGTGCGCGATCCCAGGTTCTGGTCGGCTCTCGGCATCACCGTGAAGTACGTGCTGTGGAACATCCCGCTCCAGACCATTCTCTCGCTGCTGCTCGCGGTGGCGATGGACCGGCTGGTGAAGAGCATGTTCGTCAAGGGCCTCTTGATCGTGCCGTACCTGCTCTCGAACGTGCTCGTGGCGATGATCTTCCTGTGGATGCTCGACCCCCTGCTGGGCATCGTGAACCAGTGGCTGGATCTGACGCCCATCGGCAAGCAGCCTTTTTTCAACTCCGCCGAGCAGGCGATTCCCACCATCGCGCTCGTGAACGTCTGGAAGCACATGGGCTTCAACGCGCTGCTCTTCTACGCGGGGCTCCAGGCGATCCCGCGCACGGTGTACGAGGCGGCGGCCATCGACGGGTCGAGCGAGGCGAACACCTTCTGGCGGATCACCCTGCCCCTCTTGAGACCGGTGACGGTCTTCGTGCTCGTGACCTCGGTGATCGGCTCCTTTCAGATCTTCGACACGGTGGCCGTCGCCACGGCGGGCGGCCCGGCGGACGCGACCAAGGTGCTCGTGTACTACATCTACCAGAACGCCTTCGGCTTCTTCCGGATGGGCTACGCGACCGCGATGAGCATGGTGCTGTTCGCCATCCTGATCCTGTTCACGCTCGTGCAGATGCGCCTGCTGAGGGCGGGCGAGTCGGACCTGGATTGA
- a CDS encoding carbohydrate ABC transporter permease → MAVATPRPRRAAASHRRPGTIPLSRGAAVALLVLGALITVLPFYFMFVFATHTRGEIFNLPPPVWFGDNLGQNYGSLLERTPFWRNLWNSFYLAAMTTVTTLFFCSLAGFGFAMYNFRFREPLFGVVLATLLIPNALNIVPFALIMQAFGWIDTPRALWVPGMASAFGIFLMRQYIGSAIPRELVEAARIDGATEFGIYRRVILPLCGPALATLGLVTFINSWNNFLGPLIIFRSAQTFTAPLALRSMQGLVNTDWGALMCGVALTVVPLLVIFFFASRQLIEGLTSGALKG, encoded by the coding sequence ATGGCCGTCGCCACCCCCCGCCCGCGCCGGGCCGCCGCCTCTCACCGGCGTCCGGGGACCATTCCCCTCTCGCGCGGGGCCGCCGTCGCGCTGCTCGTGCTGGGGGCGCTGATCACCGTCTTGCCCTTCTACTTCATGTTCGTCTTCGCCACCCACACGCGCGGCGAGATCTTCAACCTGCCGCCGCCCGTGTGGTTCGGGGACAACCTGGGGCAGAACTACGGCAGCCTGCTGGAGCGCACGCCCTTCTGGCGCAACCTCTGGAACAGCTTCTACCTCGCGGCTATGACCACGGTCACCACGCTGTTCTTCTGCTCGCTGGCGGGCTTCGGCTTCGCCATGTACAACTTCCGCTTCCGCGAACCCCTCTTCGGCGTGGTGCTGGCGACGCTGCTGATTCCGAACGCGCTGAACATCGTGCCCTTCGCGCTGATCATGCAGGCGTTCGGGTGGATCGACACGCCGCGCGCCCTGTGGGTGCCGGGCATGGCGAGTGCCTTCGGCATCTTCCTGATGCGGCAGTACATCGGCAGCGCCATCCCCCGGGAGCTGGTGGAGGCGGCGCGCATCGACGGCGCGACCGAGTTCGGCATCTACCGCCGGGTGATCCTGCCGCTGTGCGGGCCCGCCCTCGCCACGCTCGGCTTGGTCACGTTCATCAACTCGTGGAACAACTTCCTGGGGCCCTTGATCATCTTCCGCAGCGCCCAGACCTTCACCGCGCCCCTCGCCCTGCGCAGCATGCAGGGGCTGGTGAACACCGACTGGGGGGCCCTGATGTGCGGCGTGGCCCTCACGGTCGTGCCGCTGCTCGTCATCTTCTTCTTCGCGTCCCGCCAGCTCATTGAAGGACTCACCTCGGGGGCGCTCAAGGGATGA
- a CDS encoding glycoside hydrolase family protein, producing MRALLATLLLGAQAAPAVPATLTLGGEGTPLSPLAVNGFNASWQMPVVDALGAVRSVAPTSLRFPGGNVGDENDLTEQALRYFKANLDLTRPGTAAVVQTRVFATREGARNRPEDAAQAARAAGALGLKVTYWEIGNEPDLYTTSRGDPSWTPEKYCRTFRAQREAILRVDPGARFAGPAVSKGTGAAMHYLEGFVKACGDVVDLLTWHEYPTDGTLEDEAALATAPTVTGHVQFVRDLLRDPERNPLGHTRDARLGVTEYSLSWRSDRPRHLADQVGALWAAEAALRLAEAGVSLTSYFAVIAAGSHGLVDLAGVPRPTLYAFRQVRHFRGTALPVRSSDPALWPHLAQDGRLRTLLVTNTAAEDRLLATDLPGYALIGAKTFTEKTVQDEADFIRLTLGATLDLPGRSLTRLVYKRLS from the coding sequence ATGAGGGCGCTCCTGGCGACCCTGCTGCTGGGGGCCCAGGCGGCACCGGCTGTGCCCGCCACCCTCACGCTGGGAGGTGAGGGCACCCCCCTCTCCCCCCTGGCGGTGAACGGCTTCAACGCGAGTTGGCAGATGCCGGTCGTGGACGCCCTGGGCGCGGTGCGTTCGGTGGCCCCGACCTCCCTGCGCTTTCCGGGCGGCAATGTCGGCGACGAGAACGACCTCACCGAGCAGGCGCTACGGTATTTCAAGGCGAACCTCGACCTGACGAGACCGGGCACCGCCGCCGTCGTGCAGACGAGGGTCTTCGCCACCCGTGAGGGCGCCCGCAACCGGCCCGAGGACGCGGCGCAGGCGGCCCGCGCGGCCGGGGCCCTCGGGTTGAAGGTCACTTACTGGGAGATCGGCAACGAGCCCGACCTGTACACGACAAGTCGCGGGGACCCGAGCTGGACGCCGGAGAAGTATTGCCGGACCTTCCGGGCCCAGCGCGAGGCCATTCTGAGGGTCGACCCGGGGGCGAGGTTCGCCGGGCCCGCCGTCTCGAAGGGCACCGGCGCCGCAATGCACTACCTGGAGGGCTTCGTGAAGGCGTGCGGGGACGTCGTGGACCTGCTGACCTGGCACGAGTACCCGACCGACGGCACGCTGGAGGACGAGGCGGCGCTGGCGACGGCGCCGACGGTGACCGGGCACGTGCAATTCGTGCGCGACCTGCTGCGCGACCCGGAGCGAAATCCCCTCGGGCACACGCGCGACGCCCGGCTCGGCGTGACGGAGTACAGCCTGTCTTGGAGGAGTGACCGCCCCAGGCACCTCGCCGACCAGGTGGGGGCGCTGTGGGCCGCCGAGGCCGCCCTGCGGCTCGCCGAGGCCGGGGTGAGCCTCACGAGTTACTTCGCGGTCATCGCCGCCGGGAGTCACGGCCTGGTGGACCTGGCGGGCGTGCCGCGCCCCACCCTGTACGCCTTCCGGCAGGTGCGGCACTTCCGGGGCACGGCGCTGCCGGTGCGGTCGAGCGACCCGGCCCTGTGGCCCCACCTCGCGCAGGACGGGCGGCTGCGCACCCTGCTCGTGACGAACACGGCGGCCGAGGACCGCCTGCTCGCCACCGACCTGCCCGGGTACGCCCTCATCGGCGCGAAGACCTTTACCGAGAAGACGGTGCAGGACGAGGCGGACTTCATCCGGCTGACGCTCGGCGCCACCCTCGACCTCCCCGGCCGCTCCCTCACGCGGCTCGTCTACAAGCGCCTTTCCTAG